In Vibrio celticus, one genomic interval encodes:
- a CDS encoding LysR family transcriptional regulator gives MNEHKRIERLILFVELAQQLNFTKAAEKLGISKSYLSEQIKRLENDLQCPLLVRTTRSVRLTQEGERALQQGLTIRSQVLQLERSVSEQHDIVKGLLRLTAPKMFTEVYLFDICQQFRQHYPEIRFVINSSYTNFNLNQDDIDIAFRATNTPPDNMVAKHLISYQHDLVATPGYLDQFGRPTNVSDLSDHQCLATLHQTEWPLKSANIDVSGWLSSNDNHLLKQQAMAGSGIIRIASYYVAKEVELGELERVLPDECLQQGNSIYLFYPQVIYPAKKHQVFVKFVQHYFENLRA, from the coding sequence ATGAACGAACACAAAAGAATAGAACGACTGATCCTGTTTGTAGAACTTGCTCAGCAACTCAACTTTACCAAGGCAGCCGAAAAGCTCGGTATCTCTAAGAGCTACCTTTCTGAGCAGATCAAACGTTTAGAGAACGATTTACAGTGCCCGCTTTTGGTCAGAACCACGCGCAGTGTTCGTTTAACCCAAGAAGGCGAACGCGCCTTACAACAAGGCTTAACGATTCGCTCTCAAGTCTTACAGCTTGAACGCAGCGTTTCAGAGCAACATGACATCGTAAAAGGTCTATTACGCCTCACCGCGCCAAAGATGTTTACTGAGGTATATCTATTCGATATCTGCCAACAGTTTAGGCAACACTATCCAGAAATCCGCTTCGTGATAAACAGTAGCTACACCAACTTTAATCTCAACCAAGATGATATCGATATTGCGTTTCGTGCCACTAATACGCCACCTGACAACATGGTGGCGAAACACTTGATTAGCTATCAGCATGATTTAGTCGCGACTCCTGGTTATCTTGATCAATTTGGTCGCCCTACCAATGTGAGTGACTTGAGTGATCATCAATGCTTAGCAACGCTGCACCAAACCGAGTGGCCTTTAAAATCGGCAAATATTGATGTGTCCGGTTGGCTTTCAAGCAATGACAACCACTTGCTCAAACAACAAGCTATGGCAGGCAGTGGCATCATCCGTATCGCAAGTTATTACGTCGCGAAAGAGGTCGAGCTTGGAGAATTAGAGCGAGTGCTGCCTGATGAATGTCTGCAACAAGGCAACAGTATTTACCTTTTCTATCCGCAAGTTATTTATCCGGCAAAGAAACACCAAGTGTTCGTTAAATTTGTTCAGCATTACTTCGAAAACTTGAGAGCTTGA